A window of Paenibacillus urinalis genomic DNA:
GGGTATGATCTTCAGAATAATTGAGAATTGATTTCTCACTTCGTCTTTAATATTCAAAAATTTATGAACTGAACAAATACTGGATCCCTAAGTTTACCTGCCCTTGTCCAATTTCGTATTTTTACCTGGGCATTAATTATAGGTTCTAAGTACACAAAATCTTTATTCTCTCCTGTTTTAATTTTATTATTGATTCGGTACAAATCTCGCTTATTATCAGAGTTGACACCAAAACGAATCAGTCCAGCGTACGTGACCTCACCATTTGGCTTCCTGATCCCGGCTATCCAACCAAACTCACCTTTACGATAGCCCATGATGACTACATCGATATAAGTCCAGTTAATGACCTTCAGCCAATCTGTAGAGCGGCGGCCAACATAGGTGCTGTCCAAACGTTTGCCGACCATTCCCTCCATCTGCGTAAGCTCCATCTGCTTGAACAGAGCCTCGCCAGCTCCCTGTACAAATGGAGTTTTACCCATTCTAGTGTTAGGAAATGGTATGGCCTGCAGCAGCTCCTTACGTTCTTGCAACGGAAGTTTACGTGTGTCTTGTCCGTCATAATGAAGGATATCGAATACTACATAAGTAACTGGCAGGGTCTGAGACATAAAATTAATCTTATCTTCCTTACGAGCTAGGAAACGTTTCATAACCAGCTCAAAGTCTACACGTCCCGTTTCTGGATCCGCGACAGCTAC
This region includes:
- a CDS encoding RNA ligase family protein — encoded protein: MFINPMLLETAYQPFSNDKYIFEPKIDGHRLIYSQFSGRTNLYTRHRTECFKQYPELLESSFDKDIVLDGEVAVADPETGRVDFELVMKRFLARKEDKINFMSQTLPVTYVVFDILHYDGQDTRKLPLQERKELLQAIPFPNTRMGKTPFVQGAGEALFKQMELTQMEGMVGKRLDSTYVGRRSTDWLKVINWTYIDVVIMGYRKGEFGWIAGIRKPNGEVTYAGLIRFGVNSDNKRDLYRINNKIKTGENKDFVYLEPIINAQVKIRNWTRAGKLRDPVFVQFINF